The following is a genomic window from Coprobacter tertius.
GTGAGTAAAGTTATTTCGTAATCGAAGTCTATAAATCCTTCTATTATAACGCGTCCGGCACCTGCCCGGCCTCCTTCTTGCGCATAATGCCATGCGGGATCGATGTCTTTTTGGGTATGTACCACACTTTGTCCGTGTCCCGAAGAACTCATAATAGGTTTTACGACGCATGGCATTCCTATTTCATAAATACATTTTTCGAATTCATCTTTTGTAGATGCAAAACGGTAAGGAGAGGTTTTAATTCCCAGTTTTTCTGCTGCTAACCGTCTTATTCCTTCCCTATTCATCGTAAGATAGGCTGCATCTGCCGTAGGGGTTACACTAAAGCCTTCTTTTTCGAGTGTTAATAGTGTTTCGGTCGCGATAGCCTCTATTTCTGGAATTATATAATCGGGTTTTTCTAACTCGATGATTTCTTTTAGTCGTTTGCCGTCGAGCATAGACAAAACATATGAGCGGTGTGCCACTTGCATGGCGGGTGCATTTTCGTATTTATCTAATGCGACTACTTCTACTCCATATCGCTGTAATTCTATTGCGACTTCTTTCCCTAATTCCCCCGAGCCACAAAGAAGGGCCTTTTTACCTACCTTAGAAAGGGTAGAACCTATTTTAGTCATTACGATCTCTTTTTTTGCCGCAAAGGTAGGAAAAACTTCAGTTAAAATGAATTTTTCTATATTGGTATATGGCAATTTGTAATCTGCTGTTATCTACTTAACAGGGCAGGTATGGGGAGTTAAAAAGACAGCCGGTATGATCCGGCTGTAAATTATATATATAGAATAAGATTATTCAAAGAGTATTGTTTCAGACAGAGGTTTTCCAGAGCGGTCTTTCGAAGAAAGGATCATTTCCGACTCGGGAACGGGCCAGTGTATCTGTAAAGCAGGATCATTGAATTGCAAAGAGGCTTCTGCGTTAGGGGCATATACATTATCTACTTTGTAAGTGAAGACAGCGGTTTCACTAAGAACGAGAAAGCCATGGGCAAATCCCCGTGGGATAAATAATTGTCGCTTATTGCGAGATGAAAGCTCTACAGCCACGTGTTGCCCGAAGGTGGGGGATGATTTTCTCAGATCGACAGCGACATCGAGGACTTTACCTTCGATCACCCGCACGAGTTTAGCCTGTGAATACTCTCCGGTTTGGTAATGTAACCCACGCAATACTCCATAAGTCGAGCATGATTCGTTATCCTGTAAAAATTCTGTTTTTGCTACGTTGGCGTCGAACAGATCTTTCCGATAGGTTTCCATGAAATATCCTCGTTCGTCACCGAAAACTTTTGGTTCTATAATAAATACACCGGGTATTTTTTGTTCGATAAATTCCATCTCGCCATAAATATTTGAGACAAATATACATCATTTATCACCACCTTTTATTATCTGGCCAGGTAAATCATTCGTTATTGAGAAGAATATGCAGATTTAGCCATCTCCATACGCGCATGACATCACAATCGATTGTTCCGTCTTTATAATGTTTCCATTCCTTTTCGAGATGATCTCCATCGATCCAGTGCGATATTTTTCCGTTACGTAATCCTGAAACCGAATCGTCGACCCATTCTTTCAGTTCGTTTACCAACCAATTTTTTTGGTTTTTTGCCACTTTTCTTTCAGGAGCGAGACGTGTATCGGAAGGCAGCATACGAGAGGACAATTTCCTGATGAGCCACTTATCGGTATGATTTTGTAATTTTAATCGTTCGGGAACGGCAAATGCGTATTCAACTAATTTATGGTCGAGAAATGGTTTCCTTAATTCGGTTGAATAAGCCATGCTTACACGGTCGTGGAAACGCAGCTGATGAGGTATATTTCCATAGAACAGGTCATAATACCTTTGATTTTCATATTCGGTATTGAATGGTGCAGGAGCTTCGGGACTACGTGCTAATTCTTTAAAATCGGATCTCAGGCAGATCGATTCATCAGAAACCGCCTGAATGTTATGATTTCGGTGTGGGTATTCTCCCCATACTTCGTCGAGTCCGAGTCCGTCACAAAGTACGATAGTGCCTCGTTTTCTGGCTATTCTAAATAAACGAGCATAGGCTAACGAATCGATTCCGTCGAAAGGTTCGTCTTGAATGCGGGCGATATACCGAGCTTCGGTTTTTACCATTTCGGCGGTCATGCGTACTTGCTCGAGACGATAAGGTGTGTGTGAAATCATCTCTTCGGTCCAGAGAATTTCATCATCGAGTTTGTCGCCGCTGTAGTATGAATAAATTTGTAATGGAATATCGCAATGTCGATTTAGGAGTCCTAACAAAAAAGACGAATCGATTCCACCCGATAGGTTGATCCCTATCGGTACATCCGTATCGAGATTAGATAAAATTGCATTATCGGCTAGACTGAGTAAGCGTTCGGCTGCCGGTTTTTCATTATTTGGAACAGCGATTTCCGAAACGGCCTGTTTAAAATCGTACCATTGCCATACATCGAGAGAAAAGCCGTCGAAAAATAATGAATGTCCTGCGGGTAACTGATATACGTTTTCCCAAAAGGTTTCGTACGGCATTCCGTATGATGCGTATGTGAGATACGACGACCATCGGTGAGGAGACATTTGCCTGTTTACTCCGGCAGCAAATAAAGCTTTTATTTCGGACGCGAAATAAAAGTTCCCTTTTTGTAATGCAAAATAAAGCGGTTTTATACCGAAATGATCCCGGGTAATAAATAGTTGTTTCCCAGAACGGTCGTAAACGACAAGAGAAAAGGTGCCTTCCAAATGTTCAGAAAGGTTGCGACCCCAGCGATGATAGGCTTTTGCAACAACTTCTGACATGCTGCCCGAACGGAAAGGATAATGATCTTCGAGTTGTTTATAGATATCTTTGTAATTGTGTATATTCCCGTCGAACATGATGACAATTCCCGTGTCTTCGTCGAGATAAGGCTGGATTTCCGTTTCCGCTCTCTTTCTCACCGTCAATCGGGAGTGAGCCAGCCCGATGCGAGCATCGCAAAACCATGACGCCCATGTATCGGAACCGTCGGGGCCCCGGTGCTCTTGTATTTTTATCATTTTATTCAGGAGTTTATCCATATTCTCGGTTTCTCCTGCTATACCGGCTAATCCACACATAGCATATTGTTTTTTAATCTTTTATCGGCTCTGTTTCCCTGATATTTAGTCTCAGGGTCATATCCATTATCGAATTTATGTTTTGTTCGCTAATTAAGTATAAGAGTTTTTCCGGGTAGTCTGGTCTTGGCTCATTATTGTGCCAATGAAGCCAAAGCCTTATTAATGCATAATATATATCGTCTTCATCATTTGCGTTGCAATAAAGGGGTAATTCTTCTCCCAATAGCCGGCGAGTCTCAGAACGGTATTGTACGCATGCCAGTAATGGTTGTTTTGCCGATATACAGCTTGGTATATATCCGGGCAGAAATAATGAATCGTTCTGGTTTTCTTCTGTATGCAGAAGGGCCGACACCTCTTTGAGCAGCTCGTAATAACGGGTCGTACCCAATTTTACAGCGCGGATGTAAGGGTGTAATCCATAATTTTGTATTTCCATCTCAGTCTCATGGCTCACGTCACCGCATAGCAATAGTTTTACGGGAGAAGCCTCGGGTGGAAGCTGTCCGATAAAACGGCCGAAGGCCTTTAAGAAACGGTGTACAAATGGAATGTAGGTTAATTTGCCGGGGCAAAGCAGAGTGAACCACGATGAAGGGTAACGAATCGACTGTTCCTCGCGCGTAACATGATCTACAGGAATTTTTGTCGACGGATAGGGAAGATATAATAGCTTGGAGTGCAAAGTCGGTGCAATCGTTAAGATTTGTTCGCATAGCCTTATAGAAGGACTGGCGAGCCAGGTAGCTTGTTCTGCGACGATTCTAAAACGAAAACGCATCCAGTTTTCTTCATTTATACTTTGCTTGATATTGAAATTGAATGGGTGCATGTGTGAAAATCCGGCTATCCAGGGAATACCGGTATTTAATTGGGAAAAAGCAAAACCTGGTATAAAAGAGTGCCCTTCGGGTAAAATAAAAGCCATATCGTATGAGACTTTCGTCTGAGAAATGGCTTGAGATATACCCTTTATCCAAAGTTCGGATTTTTCTTTTTCCGGATCGTTCGTATTTTTCTTATGCAGATGATTGGTTATAAATGATATGAACGAATTCTTTTTGATTTTTTTTTCGGGAATGAATAGTTGTTCGATTTCTATTCCCGGCCAATGAGGTATGACACAACCGTCTTTTGACGCACATAAAACTTTAAGTTGATGATTTCCTTGTTTCAGTGAGGCGATGATATGGCTATTGCCCATTCCGGAATCTCCCGAAACAGACGATAAAGATTCAGCTAACAGCAGCATTTTCATCCTATCAATTCCTCCATTATCTTAACGTATAAAATATCATTTCTGTAAATTGCGGATACATCGATAAAGTTCCGAAACAGTATCTACATGAGATAAATCATTAATATCCAAATGTACATGATATTCTTCTTCAATCATCATTACACAAGATGTTGCGAACAGCAGATTCCATTCCTGCAATTCTTTGAGATGCGTACTAGGACCGAAATTATCTTTTTGAGTTTTATACAATAAAGATGACATATTATTTATAAACCGTAGTTCTTCCATAATTTTATATTTATGCCCTTATACTTCTTATAAACGGGATGGAGGCCTGTTTTGTTCAGATTTTATGAGAGAATAAACAATAATTTCGTCTTTTATGAAAACAACTGCTTTTTTATCGGGAAATGGCTCGGAGATAGGGCTGGGGCAGGAAACTTTTTATTTTTATGGTCATATAGAGAATAGTCATAAGGGTAAAGTTTGTGTTAAATGGAATAAAAAAGATTAACTGATAGTAAAACAGATAGATAAAAATGACTTTTGTAAAATAAATTACCGATAATTTATTCCGGTTTGTCGTGTTCATTCCCCGGTTTGTCGATATTTTTTGTAAGAGTAATGTTCGGTTTTTATTTTTGTTAATGTAAAAATCTCTTTTATTTCTGTGACAGAAATAAGCAAATACGATGTATATTTTTTCGATTAAACTATTCTATATATTTTGGTTATACGGCATTTTCTTTGGGAAAAGAGAATGTCGTTTTTTCTTTACTGTGACAAAATAGATTTAAGAGATATTATTCGATATATAGGAATGAGTGTATGTGGATAAATTCGAAAACAGTAAAACCGCTTTTTTGCAGATTAAGAAGAATTGGTCGGATGTTAAAGTTTCGGAAACCATAAAATTTTGCAGATTCTTTTTTTCTGGCTGCGATTTGCTTTGTAACTTTACACCTCGAACAAGATAAAACACAAAAGAACATGCATCCTTTTATACATCTGCACGTCCATTCACAATACTCTATTCTCGATGGCCAAGCCAGTATTCAGGCTTTGGTAGATAAAGCCATGCACGACGGAATGCCCGGCATCGCCATTACCGACCATGGGAATATGTTCGGAATAAAAGAGTTTTATAATTATGTGAATAAAAAGAACAGTGGGATAAAAAGCGAAATAAAAGAGCTGAAAAAACGATTATCGGGACTCGAAAAAGGTACTGTAGAGAGTGAAAATCGGGAGGTTGAGATCGCCGATTGCAGAAAACGTATCGAAGAAGCAGAAAAAAAACTGTTTAAGCCGATTATCGGTTGTGAAATGTATGTTGCACGCCAACGGTTACAGGATAAAAATGGAAAGCCTGACCAAAGCGGATATCATCTGGTCGTACTGGCAAAGAATGAAAAAGGATATCACAACTTGATCAAGCTGGTGTCGAAAGCTTGGACGGAAGGTTTTTATATGCGTCCTCGTACCGATCGGGTCGAACTTGAGAAATATCATGAAGGACTTATCGTATCTTCTGCTTGTTTAGGAGGCGAGGTCCCTAAAAAAATAAATAAAGGGTTGCTCGACGAAGCTGAAGAAGCGGTGCAATGGCATAAGAGGGTATTCGGCGATGATTATTATCTCGAGCTCCAGCGTCATAAGGCAACTGTTCCTCGGGCCAATCACGAGGCTTATCCTTTGCAGGTGACGGCTAATGAAAAAATACTTGAGTTCGCTAAAAAATATAATATTAAGGTCATTTGTACCAATGACGTTCATTTTGTGGATGAGGAGAATGCCGAAGCACATGACCGTCTTATTTGTTTGAGTACAGGAAAAGATCTCGATGATCCTAACCGTATGCTTTATTCAAAACAAGAGTGGTTGAAAACTACGGCCGAAATGAATGATCTTTTTGGAGATGTGCCCGAGGCTTTGATTAATACGCAAGAAATATGTGATAAAGTAGAGTTCTATTCTATCGATCATCCTCCTATTATGCCGACTTTCGCTATCCCTGAAGAATTTGGTACCGAGGACGAATATCGGCAGAAATATTCTGAAAAAGACCTGTTCGACGAGTTTACCAGAGATGAGAACGGAAAAGTGGTACTTAGTGAAGAAGATGCACATAAAAAAATAGATACTCTGGGAGGATACGATAAATTGTATCGTATCAAGCTCGAGGCCGATTACCTTAAAAAGCTGGCTTTCGATGGAGCGAAAGAGTTATATGGAGATCCCTTACCGGCTGAGGTAGAGGAACGAATGATTTTTGAGCTTCATATTATGAAGACAATGGGATTTCCGGGTTACTTTCTTATTGTGCAGGATTTTATTGCGGCTGCTCGTCGTATGGGAGTTTCGGTAGGGCCTGGTCGTGGATCGGCAGCTGGATCTGCTGTGGCCTATTGTTTGGGAATCACGAAAATAGATCCTATACAGTATGATTTACTGTTCGAGCGTTTTTTGAACCCCGATCGTATATCTCTCCCTGATATCGATATCGATTTCGATGACGACGGTAGAGGTGAAGTGTTACGTTGGGTAACCGAAAAATATGGTTATGAGAAAGTCGCTCACATTATTACTTATGGTACAATGGCGACCAAACTGGCTATAAAAGATGTGGCCAGAGTGGAGAAATTACCTTTGTCTGAATCGGACCGTTTGACCAAACTCATCCCCGACCGTTTACCTGAGAAAAACGGAAAGTCACCCAAGATAAATCTTAAGAATTGTATCGAAGCTGTTCCCGAATTGCGTCAGGCTTGTGAATCGGATAATATTCTGATAAACGAGACAATGAAATATGCGCAGATGCTCGAAGGGAATGTGCGGGGTACTGGTGTACATGCCTGTGGAACAATCATTTGTCGTGATGATATTACCGATTGGGTTCCGGTAAGTACGGCCGACGACAAGGAAACAGGAGAAAAAATGCTGGTTACCCAGTATGAAGGTTCTGTTATCGAAGACACCGGACTTATTAAAATGGACTTTCTCGGGTTAAAGACCCTTTCGATTATAAAAGAAGCGGTTGCGAATATAAAATTGAGCAGGGGGATCGATATCGATATCGATAAAATATCGATTAATGACGAAGCTACTTATAAGCTATATAGCGAGGGGCGGACGATAGGTACGTTCCAGTTCGAATCGGCCGGTATGCAAAAATATTTGCGGGAGTTACAACCTACTACCTTCGAGGATCTTATCGCTATGAATGCTTTATATCGTCCGGGCCCTATGGATTATATTCCTCAGTTCATCGACCGGAAACATGGTCGTGAGCCTATCGAATATGATATTCCGGTTATGGAAAAATACCTGAAGGATACGTATGGTATTACCGTGTATCAGGAACAGGTGATGTTACTCTCGCGATTGCTGGCCGATTTTACCCGTGGTGAATCGGATGCTTTGCGTAAAGCGATGGGTAAAAAACTAAAAGATAAACTGGATGCTTTAAAACCGAAATTTATCGACGGGGGTAAAAAGAATGGTCATAAGGCCGAAACTCTCGAAAAAATATGGGCCGACTGGGAAAAATTTGCTTCTTATGCTTTCAACAAATCGCATGCTACCTGTTATTCGTGGGTAGCTTATCAGACAGCTTATCTGAAAGCGAATTATCCTTCGGAATATATGGCTGCGGTAATGAGTCGGAATATTTCGAACATTACTGAAATTACTAAACTCATGGATGAATGTAAAGCCATGGGTATACAGGTACTCGGCCCGGATGTAAATGAAAGTAATCTGAAGTTTACCGCTAATAAAGAAGGTAATATCCGGTTTGGTCTGGGCGCTGTAAAAGGTGTAGGTGAATCAGCTGTCAAGGCTATTATGGATGAGCGAAATGCGAATGGTCCATTTACGGGTATTTTTAATTTTGTACAGCGGGTAAACCTGAACGCATGTAATAAGAAAAATATCGAAAGTTTGGCATTGGCGGGGGGCTTCGATAGTTTTCCCGAGTTACAGCGAGAGCAGTATTTTGTGCAAAATAGTAAAGGTGAGAGTTTTCTCGAGACGCTGGTAAGATACGGGAATAAATATCAGGTCGATAAACAGATGCAGACTAATTCTCTGTTTGGGGGTAGCAATACTATTGAAATTTCAAAGCCGGAAATTTTACCGGCCGAAAAATGGTCTGATCTCGAACGTCTCGATAAAGAACGGGAATTGGTGGGCATTTATCTTTCGGCTCATCCTCTCGACGATTATGCAATCGCTTTAGAGTATGGTTGTAATACACGCATGGTTGAGTTAGCAGACCGTTCTGCTCTTATCGGGCGTGAGATTGTTATGGGGGGTATTGTTACCGGATTTAGAGAAGGAATGACTAAGCGAGGTAAGCCTTTCGGTATCCTTAAAATAGAAGATTATTCGGGTACAGCCGAAATACCTTTGTTCGGAAATGATTTTGTCGATTACCGAAAATTCGGATTTAACGGTATGTATCTTCTTATACGAGGACAATATCAGCCTCGCAAGTTCAATGAAAGCGAATATGATCTCCGTATTTCTTCTATTACTCAGTTACCTGATGTAAAAGATCAGTTATTGGAGAATATTACTATTTCGATACCTCTGGGTTCTTTACATAAAGGAAATATCGATACATTATATGATTTGTTGCCAGCACATAAAGAGTCGCAGACGAAATTGTTTTTCGAACTGGTAGATCCCGAGAGTAATTACCGGGTGAAACTCTTTGCTCGTAATACGAATATCAGTGTGACAAAAGAACTGATAAATTTTCTTAATTCGAGTGAGGAGCTCTCGTTCAAAATTAATGCATGAAGTTAAGCTGGTATATTGTGAATAAAGATATTGTGCAAATTCTTAAACATATTAATGTAGGATATTGTTTTTTTTGTACTTTTGTTCAAGTCTAAAAAAACAGTCTTTTATTAAAACTAATTTATAGAATTATGGCTTTACATTTTACTGACGCTAATGTCAAAGAAGAAATCGCTACCGGAAAACTGGTGATTGTTGATTTGTGGGCAGAATGGTGCGGTCCCTGCCGGAGTATAGGGCCTGCCGTCGAAGAGTTGGCAACCGAGTTCGAAGGTAAGGCAGTTATCGGCAAATATAATGTAGATGAAAACGATGAACTCAGTAGTGAATACGGAGTACGCAGTATCCCTACGATTTTGTTTTTTAAGAATGGAGAGTTGGCCGATAAACAGGTAGGCGCGTCTTCTAAAGCTGATTTAAAGGCAAAAATAGAAAAATTACTCTGACGGAAAACAATCGGTAAAAAATATATTCACCCGGTAAAACCCGAAAGGGACTTACCGGGTGAACTCATTATGTAGAATATTATGACACAAGTGAATGAAGATATACTAAAGCAAAAAGTACAGCGCTGGATCGTAATGGGATCGGTTTTGTTGCTTGTGTGTAAATTCGTTGCTTTTGCTATTACCAATTCGGTAGGTATCCTTACTGATGCTATGGAAAGTATCGTTAACGTAGCTGCTGGTTTTATAAGTTTATATAGTTTGCATATCGCTGCTAAGCCGAAAGATGAAGATCATCCTTTTGGGCATGGGAAGGTAGAGTTCGTTTCGGCATCATTTGAGGGAATACTTATTATTATTGCAGGTGGATCGATTATATTTGAAGGGATAAAACGTCTTTTTATCCCTTCGGTGATCGAGAAGCTCGATATTGGGATTATCATTGTTGCTGTTTCCGGGCTTATAAATTACCTGATGGGAGCATATAGTATATATACAGGTAAAAAATACCGTTCGATGGCGTTAGTTGCCGGAGGCAGGCATTTACAATCCGATACTTACTCTACTATCGGTTTGGTAGCGGGTTTGCTTATTCTTTATTTTACCCGTATTGCTTGGATCGATAGCGCTTTAGCTCTCATTTTCGGAGGTATTATCGTAATAACAGGTATTTCGATATTAAGAAAGACAATTGCTAATTTGCTCGATAGAGCCGATAGCGAACTGCTTAAAGGGTTGGTTGAAGTAATTTCTCGTAATCGCCAGGTGTATTGGATAGATATACATAATCTCAAAATGATACAATACGGGAGTTATTATTATATCGATTGTGATCTCACACTCCCTTGGTATTATACTATTAAACAAGGACATGAGGCCGCCGAAAAACTGAAAGAGATTATTCTGGCAGGTTATTCTGAGAAAGTGCAGGTATCTATACATTCCGACTCCTGTAATGAAAAATATTGTAAGCACTGTGGGATTCAAGATTGCTTATATCGTAAATTTCCTTTTGTTTCTTTGTTACCTTTTTCTTTGAAAGAAATCACCGAAAGTGATGAAGATCGTGATGAAAAATAGCGATAATTCTATCACTTTTCAGTGATAAAACATTTTTTTGTTTTTGTATGAAAATCTTAGTCTATGTGTAAATATATGTAATAATTCGTGCCTTTAATTTTTTAATAGAGAAGGTTTAAGTATAATTACAGCACCTTTGTTTTTATTGATAGTTCGGATATGAAATGGAATTTATAGGAAATAGGTCTCGGTTGTAAAATAAATTCACGCTTAATAAAAACCTTAAGAAAAAAGGATATATATGGTCGGGAGTCGAAAGATTTCCGTCCTGAAAACGGATCGTATTCTTAAAATATTTGTTACATTTGTTTTATTGTAAACAGATATTTGCATAAAAACACCTCTTTTATACAAGGTGCAATGCGAAATTTTAAAATATGAAAGTATGAGAAAATTGATTGTTTTATCCGTTATGCTGTTTTTAGGTTCTGTTACTTTTGCTCAGATGAAAGTGGGATTCGGACCTAAGTTTAATATGAATATCGCTAATTTGACTTCGTCAGACGGGAATGCTCGTGTCGGTATCGGTTTAGGCGCTTTTGCAAATCTTCGTTTTAACGATTATGTTGCTTTACAACCTGAGTTACTATTCAGTATGCAGGGTGCAAAAGGTAGTGGAACGACGATAAAGTATAATTACTTCAAAGTGCCGATGATGGTAAAGGCCTACCTTTTTAAAGGGTTGAATATAGAATTGGGGCCTGAGCTTAATTTTCTGGTAAATCCGCGAGTAAAATCAGAAGGAATAACGGTTGATCTTACTGGAAGTAAACATGTTGAGTTAGCTATTGGTGTTGGTTTAGGTTATGAGTTCGAGTCGGGCCTGACAGCAGGATTTCGATATAATGCCGGTTTGACAAAAGTTTATAAATATGCCGATTGGAAAAATAGTGTTTTTGAAATCGGGATAGGTTGGAAATTTTCTTTATAAAAAATAATTATGAATGCGTGTGCCCGGGAATCTTATAAATTTTCGGGCATATTTGTAAATATAATCCATAGCTCGATACTTTTATAAGTATCTGTTTCTTTATTGGCTCGTATTTAAAAACGGTACTCCTCGTATATCTGTTTTTCGAATCAATTAATTCTTATATTTGTATAAAAAACAGGTGGGTATGGCAACGTTAGTAAAAATTTATCCTGAAAATCCGAATCCTCGTGAGGTGGATAGGGTTGTAGATATCTTGAAAGAGGGTGGTTTGATTATATATCCTACCGATACGGTGTATGCTATTGGCTGCGATGCGTTGAACGTAAGGGCGGTAGAAAAAATTTGCAGATTGAAAGATATTAATCCGCAAAAGGTGAATTTATCTATTATTTGTTATGATCTGAGTAACCTGAGCCAGTATGTAAAGGTAAGTAATGCATATTTTAAGCTAATGAAAAAAAATCTGCCCGGCCCATTTACTTTTATTTTGCCTACTCATTCAAATCTGCCTAAAATATATAAAAATCGAAAAACCGTAGGAATACGTGTACCGGAAAATACGATTATACGAGAGATTGTAAGGGTATTGGGAAATCCGGTATTGACGACATCGGTACGGGATGAGGATGATCTTATTGAGTATTCTACCGACCCGGAGTTGATGGCTGAACATTATCATAATGATGTAGATGTAGTTATCGATGGCGGTTATGGTGGGTTGGAACCATCGACGGTTGTCGATTGTAGTGGCGTAGAGCCCGAAATTCTACGGCAAGGAAAAGGAGACCTTATTTTTTGACCTCCATTTTTGCTGAC
Proteins encoded in this region:
- the purT gene encoding formate-dependent phosphoribosylglycinamide formyltransferase, with protein sequence MTKIGSTLSKVGKKALLCGSGELGKEVAIELQRYGVEVVALDKYENAPAMQVAHRSYVLSMLDGKRLKEIIELEKPDYIIPEIEAIATETLLTLEKEGFSVTPTADAAYLTMNREGIRRLAAEKLGIKTSPYRFASTKDEFEKCIYEIGMPCVVKPIMSSSGHGQSVVHTQKDIDPAWHYAQEGGRAGAGRVIIEGFIDFDYEITLLTVRHIGGIAFLEPIGHHQVDGDYRESWQPQVMSTEALRKAHDIARKITDALGGWGIFGVEMFIKDDEVLFSEVSPRPHDTGMVTMISQDLSEFALHARAVLGLPVPGIRFYGPSASKAIVVEGDSDKIEFENLEGVLSEPDVHLRLFGKPEVNGHRRMGVILAIADTVEEARQKADRAYNKLKITIHPR
- the rfbC gene encoding dTDP-4-dehydrorhamnose 3,5-epimerase produces the protein MEFIEQKIPGVFIIEPKVFGDERGYFMETYRKDLFDANVAKTEFLQDNESCSTYGVLRGLHYQTGEYSQAKLVRVIEGKVLDVAVDLRKSSPTFGQHVAVELSSRNKRQLFIPRGFAHGFLVLSETAVFTYKVDNVYAPNAEASLQFNDPALQIHWPVPESEMILSSKDRSGKPLSETILFE
- the asnB gene encoding asparagine synthase (glutamine-hydrolyzing) translates to MCGLAGIAGETENMDKLLNKMIKIQEHRGPDGSDTWASWFCDARIGLAHSRLTVRKRAETEIQPYLDEDTGIVIMFDGNIHNYKDIYKQLEDHYPFRSGSMSEVVAKAYHRWGRNLSEHLEGTFSLVVYDRSGKQLFITRDHFGIKPLYFALQKGNFYFASEIKALFAAGVNRQMSPHRWSSYLTYASYGMPYETFWENVYQLPAGHSLFFDGFSLDVWQWYDFKQAVSEIAVPNNEKPAAERLLSLADNAILSNLDTDVPIGINLSGGIDSSFLLGLLNRHCDIPLQIYSYYSGDKLDDEILWTEEMISHTPYRLEQVRMTAEMVKTEARYIARIQDEPFDGIDSLAYARLFRIARKRGTIVLCDGLGLDEVWGEYPHRNHNIQAVSDESICLRSDFKELARSPEAPAPFNTEYENQRYYDLFYGNIPHQLRFHDRVSMAYSTELRKPFLDHKLVEYAFAVPERLKLQNHTDKWLIRKLSSRMLPSDTRLAPERKVAKNQKNWLVNELKEWVDDSVSGLRNGKISHWIDGDHLEKEWKHYKDGTIDCDVMRVWRWLNLHILLNNE
- a CDS encoding acyl carrier protein, which produces MEELRFINNMSSLLYKTQKDNFGPSTHLKELQEWNLLFATSCVMMIEEEYHVHLDINDLSHVDTVSELYRCIRNLQK
- the dnaE gene encoding DNA polymerase III subunit alpha; translation: MHPFIHLHVHSQYSILDGQASIQALVDKAMHDGMPGIAITDHGNMFGIKEFYNYVNKKNSGIKSEIKELKKRLSGLEKGTVESENREVEIADCRKRIEEAEKKLFKPIIGCEMYVARQRLQDKNGKPDQSGYHLVVLAKNEKGYHNLIKLVSKAWTEGFYMRPRTDRVELEKYHEGLIVSSACLGGEVPKKINKGLLDEAEEAVQWHKRVFGDDYYLELQRHKATVPRANHEAYPLQVTANEKILEFAKKYNIKVICTNDVHFVDEENAEAHDRLICLSTGKDLDDPNRMLYSKQEWLKTTAEMNDLFGDVPEALINTQEICDKVEFYSIDHPPIMPTFAIPEEFGTEDEYRQKYSEKDLFDEFTRDENGKVVLSEEDAHKKIDTLGGYDKLYRIKLEADYLKKLAFDGAKELYGDPLPAEVEERMIFELHIMKTMGFPGYFLIVQDFIAAARRMGVSVGPGRGSAAGSAVAYCLGITKIDPIQYDLLFERFLNPDRISLPDIDIDFDDDGRGEVLRWVTEKYGYEKVAHIITYGTMATKLAIKDVARVEKLPLSESDRLTKLIPDRLPEKNGKSPKINLKNCIEAVPELRQACESDNILINETMKYAQMLEGNVRGTGVHACGTIICRDDITDWVPVSTADDKETGEKMLVTQYEGSVIEDTGLIKMDFLGLKTLSIIKEAVANIKLSRGIDIDIDKISINDEATYKLYSEGRTIGTFQFESAGMQKYLRELQPTTFEDLIAMNALYRPGPMDYIPQFIDRKHGREPIEYDIPVMEKYLKDTYGITVYQEQVMLLSRLLADFTRGESDALRKAMGKKLKDKLDALKPKFIDGGKKNGHKAETLEKIWADWEKFASYAFNKSHATCYSWVAYQTAYLKANYPSEYMAAVMSRNISNITEITKLMDECKAMGIQVLGPDVNESNLKFTANKEGNIRFGLGAVKGVGESAVKAIMDERNANGPFTGIFNFVQRVNLNACNKKNIESLALAGGFDSFPELQREQYFVQNSKGESFLETLVRYGNKYQVDKQMQTNSLFGGSNTIEISKPEILPAEKWSDLERLDKERELVGIYLSAHPLDDYAIALEYGCNTRMVELADRSALIGREIVMGGIVTGFREGMTKRGKPFGILKIEDYSGTAEIPLFGNDFVDYRKFGFNGMYLLIRGQYQPRKFNESEYDLRISSITQLPDVKDQLLENITISIPLGSLHKGNIDTLYDLLPAHKESQTKLFFELVDPESNYRVKLFARNTNISVTKELINFLNSSEELSFKINA
- the trxA gene encoding thioredoxin yields the protein MALHFTDANVKEEIATGKLVIVDLWAEWCGPCRSIGPAVEELATEFEGKAVIGKYNVDENDELSSEYGVRSIPTILFFKNGELADKQVGASSKADLKAKIEKLL
- a CDS encoding cation diffusion facilitator family transporter → MTQVNEDILKQKVQRWIVMGSVLLLVCKFVAFAITNSVGILTDAMESIVNVAAGFISLYSLHIAAKPKDEDHPFGHGKVEFVSASFEGILIIIAGGSIIFEGIKRLFIPSVIEKLDIGIIIVAVSGLINYLMGAYSIYTGKKYRSMALVAGGRHLQSDTYSTIGLVAGLLILYFTRIAWIDSALALIFGGIIVITGISILRKTIANLLDRADSELLKGLVEVISRNRQVYWIDIHNLKMIQYGSYYYIDCDLTLPWYYTIKQGHEAAEKLKEIILAGYSEKVQVSIHSDSCNEKYCKHCGIQDCLYRKFPFVSLLPFSLKEITESDEDRDEK
- a CDS encoding porin family protein; amino-acid sequence: MRKLIVLSVMLFLGSVTFAQMKVGFGPKFNMNIANLTSSDGNARVGIGLGAFANLRFNDYVALQPELLFSMQGAKGSGTTIKYNYFKVPMMVKAYLFKGLNIELGPELNFLVNPRVKSEGITVDLTGSKHVELAIGVGLGYEFESGLTAGFRYNAGLTKVYKYADWKNSVFEIGIGWKFSL